In Desulfatiglans sp., a single genomic region encodes these proteins:
- a CDS encoding DNA alkylation repair protein — MAVNNSIIQALRKEFVKYDKPENKMDYQRWFKEELKNPIGFKGPIIKKVAGEVFKQIKDIPKDDLLDTCEMLYKMDQPGESGVASIWILKISKQFTKSDFTRFEAWLEKYVDNWGRCDTFCAGFFGELIVMYPDLITKTLTWTKSKNRWLRRASAVILIPSLKKGKQLEKAFEVADILLTDSDDMVQKGYGWMLKVAADKYMDEVYQYVLERKATMPRTVLRYAIEKMPDKLKKKAMER, encoded by the coding sequence ATGGCTGTTAATAACAGTATTATTCAGGCATTGCGAAAAGAATTTGTTAAATATGATAAACCTGAAAACAAGATGGATTATCAGAGATGGTTTAAAGAGGAGTTGAAAAATCCGATCGGGTTCAAGGGGCCGATAATAAAAAAGGTTGCAGGTGAAGTATTCAAGCAGATTAAAGATATTCCTAAAGATGATCTGCTTGACACCTGTGAGATGTTATACAAGATGGATCAGCCGGGAGAATCAGGGGTTGCCTCCATCTGGATTTTAAAGATAAGCAAACAATTCACCAAATCGGATTTTACCCGGTTTGAAGCATGGCTTGAAAAGTATGTGGATAACTGGGGCAGGTGTGACACCTTCTGTGCAGGCTTTTTTGGTGAACTCATTGTTATGTATCCTGACCTTATAACAAAAACCCTGACCTGGACAAAATCAAAAAACAGGTGGCTCAGGCGCGCCTCTGCTGTTATACTTATCCCCTCCCTTAAAAAGGGTAAACAGCTTGAAAAGGCATTTGAGGTAGCGGATATTCTTCTGACTGATTCGGATGATATGGTACAGAAAGGATACGGCTGGATGTTAAAGGTTGCTGCTGATAAATACATGGACGAGGTGTATCAGTATGTGCTTGAACGAAAGGCTACGATGCCAAGGACGGTATTAAGATATGCAATAGAAAAGATGCCTGACAAGCTTAAGAAAAAGGCTATGGAGCGTTAA
- a CDS encoding HigA family addiction module antidote protein: protein MDKIHYTSVHPGEVLKDELDEIGLSQTTLARHIGVLPKTINEICRGKRGISAEMSMKLSKALGGSPQFWLNLQNNWEISQIDDSSFEYIKQVAV, encoded by the coding sequence ATGGATAAAATACATTACACATCTGTTCATCCTGGTGAAGTACTGAAAGATGAGCTTGATGAAATAGGGCTGTCTCAAACAACACTGGCAAGGCATATCGGGGTTTTGCCAAAAACAATCAATGAAATCTGTCGTGGCAAAAGAGGTATAAGCGCTGAAATGTCTATGAAGCTCTCAAAGGCACTTGGGGGCAGCCCTCAATTCTGGTTGAATTTACAGAATAACTGGGAGATCAGCCAGATTGATGATAGTTCATTTGAATATATCAAGCAGGTTGCAGTTTAA
- a CDS encoding virulence RhuM family protein, whose translation MMKEETNQSEIILYKTDDGRINIDVHLEDETVWLTQDQMAQLFGKAKSTINEHIKNIFEEGELVESEVMKKFGISEFQQKAPNYYNLDVIISVGYRVKSQQGTTFRIWATQRLKEYIVKGFALNDKRFKTGNSMNYFNELQERLREIRLSERFFYQKIKDIYTTSIDYDPKDEKTIEFFKIVQNKLLWAISRQTAAELVYRRVDASLPLLGMQSFDKKDTGKISKGDVIIAKNYLIEDEIKLLGLLVEQYLAFAETMAQQHIPMYMKDWIERLDTILQLNGRELLSHAGSISHEMALEKSALELKKYRNEQKKLSYESSLDELERDIKQIKPDTGNE comes from the coding sequence ATTATGAAAGAAGAGACCAACCAGTCTGAAATTATCCTTTATAAAACCGATGATGGACGGATAAACATTGATGTCCATCTGGAAGATGAAACAGTGTGGCTGACACAGGATCAGATGGCACAGCTTTTCGGTAAAGCGAAATCCACAATTAACGAGCACATAAAAAATATATTTGAAGAAGGTGAACTGGTTGAGAGTGAGGTAATGAAGAAATTCGGAATTTCCGAATTTCAGCAGAAAGCACCTAATTATTATAACCTGGATGTGATAATCTCTGTCGGCTATCGGGTAAAATCGCAGCAGGGTACCACATTTCGGATATGGGCTACTCAGCGGCTGAAAGAATATATTGTTAAAGGGTTTGCCCTGAATGACAAACGCTTCAAAACTGGCAATTCAATGAACTATTTTAATGAATTGCAGGAACGACTGCGGGAAATCAGGCTTTCGGAGCGGTTTTTTTACCAGAAAATCAAGGATATTTATACAACCAGTATTGATTATGACCCTAAGGATGAGAAAACTATCGAATTTTTCAAGATTGTCCAGAACAAACTCCTGTGGGCAATCAGCAGGCAGACCGCTGCGGAACTTGTCTATCGCCGTGTAGATGCTTCTTTACCGCTTTTAGGGATGCAATCTTTTGATAAAAAGGATACAGGCAAGATCAGTAAAGGCGATGTAATCATTGCAAAAAATTACCTTATTGAAGATGAAATAAAACTGCTTGGTCTTCTTGTTGAACAGTATCTTGCCTTTGCAGAAACAATGGCGCAGCAGCATATCCCCATGTATATGAAGGACTGGATAGAGCGGCTTGATACAATCCTTCAACTCAATGGGAGAGAACTCCTTAGCCATGCAGGGAGTATAAGCCATGAAATGGCCCTGGAAAAATCAGCACTCGAACTTAAAAAATATAGAAATGAGCAGAAGAAACTGTCATATGAAAGTAGCCTGGACGAGTTGGAGAGGGATATAAAGCAGATAAAACCTGATACAGGAAATGAATAA
- a CDS encoding restriction endonuclease yields MSPHQTIELVEFETRYFQRSNLPEEEAQRIYIQYGDKVNVEWPTLKTQYKWRLTSLGWVGYIPLANYGGISLKPKVTLRNLFGMLEYAYDLKSFKLLEGHYESNSIRDFYERLATVLAERVLKRIRQGLYRTYIEEHTSLSFVRGKLDLGVLCSSPVRSRVVCYSEDHTLDIEDNQILAWTLHNIVRSGLLTREKPLNVARKADRILRNSISLKCFTGIGCANRTYNRLNADYEILHKLCRFFLDNTGPTQDTGGHSMIPFLVDMAHLFELFVSRWLEEKIDSRYLVQRQESLYIGKQSTLRMQMDILISDRQSQKPLCVLDTKYKRDNSVSPSDYYQVVAYADAVSCQQAALIYPSESLVPFDAKPGGIRVRTIVFDLGTDLDDAGKKFIQTLYSILENAA; encoded by the coding sequence ATGAGTCCACATCAAACGATAGAACTTGTTGAGTTCGAGACTCGCTATTTTCAGAGAAGCAACCTACCTGAAGAGGAAGCTCAAAGGATCTACATTCAATACGGCGATAAGGTCAATGTTGAATGGCCTACACTAAAAACGCAGTATAAATGGCGACTTACATCCTTGGGGTGGGTGGGTTATATACCACTTGCAAATTATGGAGGCATTTCCTTAAAACCCAAAGTCACGCTCCGTAATCTTTTCGGTATGCTAGAATATGCGTACGACCTTAAGTCCTTTAAATTGCTTGAAGGGCACTACGAGTCGAATTCAATTAGAGATTTCTATGAAAGACTAGCCACCGTTCTTGCTGAGCGAGTACTAAAGAGGATCCGCCAAGGGTTATACCGAACTTATATAGAGGAACACACTTCTCTGTCTTTTGTTAGAGGAAAACTGGACCTTGGAGTTCTTTGCAGCAGTCCTGTGAGGTCAAGGGTTGTTTGCTATTCTGAAGACCATACCCTTGATATTGAAGATAATCAGATATTAGCCTGGACTCTACATAACATAGTCCGTAGTGGTTTACTCACACGAGAGAAACCCCTTAATGTTGCCCGGAAAGCCGACCGCATCCTTCGCAACTCTATTAGTCTGAAATGTTTCACTGGCATTGGCTGCGCTAATAGGACATATAACCGACTTAATGCAGACTACGAAATACTGCATAAACTTTGCCGGTTCTTTCTTGATAATACAGGTCCTACGCAGGACACGGGAGGTCATTCTATGATTCCTTTTCTTGTGGATATGGCTCATCTTTTCGAACTATTTGTCTCTCGTTGGCTTGAAGAAAAGATTGATTCTCGGTATCTAGTTCAGAGGCAGGAATCGTTATACATAGGTAAGCAGAGTACTTTACGCATGCAGATGGATATTTTAATTTCCGACCGCCAGTCCCAGAAACCCCTTTGCGTATTAGATACAAAATATAAACGAGATAATTCAGTTTCACCAAGTGATTATTACCAAGTTGTTGCATATGCTGATGCTGTTTCTTGCCAGCAGGCAGCGCTGATTTACCCAAGTGAATCACTGGTTCCTTTTGATGCAAAGCCGGGTGGAATTCGTGTTAGAACGATAGTATTTGATTTGGGCACGGATTTGGATGATGCCGGTAAGAAGTTTATCCAAACCCTATATAGCATTCTGGAAAATGCTGCCTAA
- a CDS encoding EVE domain-containing protein, whose protein sequence is MEEKFTWVETYGKLAEKLREYKDRQDELIAFMNEMRNEGIPIISTDDRYPDGTQRTLDEIDPFTFFANFNRGIKTEHRIQIIRHLTAKWDLSCRIPSDFSGIPIVNNQHARFFTYKKERGLSDISNLWQLFGEALDRDIMAETFNAVLKQKCVSYNITMGLFWIAPKDYINLDSTNRAYLIKNGVEVKNLSDYETYQEYLRNVRSSFDIPFYMISHDAWLSGNDEPDIQMVEEPTISYGKKYWLFAPGRGGEHWDEFYEEGIMAIGWDSLGDLHKYKNKEAIAKALRDEDLESDSSKKNNATSNFAFCNEMRIGDIVFAKVGRDRIIGYGIISSDYEFDESREYFKHVRQVDWKKKGEWTVSAENNFALKTITDVTRFNRFIKYLESLLGIEHSLGDLSNNLENDTVAYWWLNANPRIWDLTDPPIGTRQTYTSHNTKGNKRRVYQYFQKIKPNDLLIGYVASPTRQVVALCKVTKGLHESAEGEAFEFEKIEQFSEPVPLLQLQSVPELKDCEPLINNQGSLFKLTTKEYETIRSIIDEKEENNTLQMKENPLFTLEQCSEVTGLPISKLQDWQAAIERKGQAIFYGPPGTGKTFIADHIARHIIGEGNGFVELIQFHPAYAYEEFMQGIRPDTDEKGNLVFDLKPGRFLSFCRQAKPCSGPCVLIIDEINRANLSKVFGELMYLLEYRNKEIPLANGTRFSIPSNVRIIGTMNTADRSIALVDFALRRRFAFLELSPDFEVLRSFQSKCGFDASGLIALLREVNTKINDKNFSLGISFFMTDKLPEKLEHIWQMEIETYLEEYFFTQPETVAAFRWDVIHSRIGV, encoded by the coding sequence ATGGAAGAGAAATTCACTTGGGTAGAAACATATGGAAAGCTGGCAGAAAAATTACGAGAATATAAAGACAGGCAAGATGAGCTTATCGCATTCATGAATGAGATGAGAAACGAAGGTATACCAATCATCTCAACTGATGACAGATACCCAGATGGGACTCAACGAACTCTTGATGAAATAGATCCTTTTACATTCTTTGCAAATTTTAACCGCGGCATCAAAACTGAACATAGAATTCAAATCATCCGCCATCTAACTGCAAAATGGGACCTCTCGTGTAGAATCCCATCTGACTTTTCTGGCATACCTATTGTCAATAATCAACATGCACGATTCTTTACCTACAAGAAGGAAAGAGGCTTGAGTGACATTAGTAATCTTTGGCAGCTGTTCGGTGAAGCTCTAGACCGTGACATAATGGCAGAGACTTTTAATGCAGTCCTTAAGCAGAAGTGTGTAAGTTACAACATCACGATGGGGCTCTTCTGGATTGCGCCAAAAGACTACATTAACTTGGACAGTACAAATAGAGCTTATCTAATTAAAAATGGTGTAGAGGTAAAGAACCTTTCGGACTATGAAACATATCAGGAGTACCTACGAAATGTCCGAAGTTCATTCGATATCCCATTTTATATGATCTCGCATGATGCATGGCTCTCCGGTAACGACGAGCCTGATATTCAAATGGTAGAAGAGCCTACGATATCATACGGGAAGAAATATTGGCTTTTTGCTCCGGGAAGGGGTGGCGAACACTGGGACGAATTTTATGAAGAAGGAATTATGGCCATAGGGTGGGACAGTCTTGGAGATCTCCATAAATATAAAAACAAAGAGGCTATAGCGAAGGCGTTGAGGGATGAAGACCTTGAATCCGACTCTTCTAAAAAGAATAATGCAACTAGCAACTTCGCATTCTGCAATGAAATGCGGATTGGTGATATTGTTTTTGCGAAGGTTGGACGTGATAGGATAATTGGGTATGGCATAATATCATCTGACTACGAATTCGATGAGTCACGAGAATACTTTAAACATGTACGTCAAGTAGACTGGAAGAAGAAAGGGGAATGGACTGTATCAGCCGAGAATAATTTCGCGCTCAAAACAATCACGGATGTAACGCGGTTTAATCGATTTATCAAATATTTAGAATCGCTCTTAGGTATTGAACATTCATTAGGAGACCTTTCAAATAATCTGGAAAATGATACGGTAGCCTACTGGTGGTTGAATGCTAATCCAAGGATATGGGATCTCACGGACCCTCCAATTGGCACACGCCAGACCTATACATCACATAATACGAAGGGCAACAAGAGGCGAGTATACCAGTATTTCCAGAAAATTAAGCCCAATGATTTGCTGATTGGATATGTCGCTTCTCCTACGAGGCAGGTTGTGGCTCTCTGTAAGGTCACGAAAGGATTACATGAATCTGCGGAGGGTGAAGCCTTCGAATTTGAAAAGATAGAACAATTCTCAGAGCCAGTTCCCTTGCTTCAATTGCAGAGCGTTCCAGAGCTTAAGGATTGTGAGCCTCTTATTAACAACCAGGGCAGTCTTTTCAAGCTTACGACCAAAGAATATGAAACTATAAGAAGTATAATTGACGAGAAGGAAGAAAATAATACGCTCCAGATGAAAGAAAATCCGCTTTTTACTCTTGAGCAATGCTCCGAAGTTACGGGGTTACCAATTTCAAAACTCCAAGATTGGCAAGCTGCCATTGAACGTAAGGGCCAAGCCATTTTTTACGGCCCACCAGGAACAGGCAAGACTTTTATCGCCGACCATATCGCTAGGCATATCATAGGAGAAGGTAACGGATTTGTAGAACTCATACAGTTCCATCCAGCATACGCCTATGAAGAGTTCATGCAAGGTATTCGTCCGGACACAGATGAAAAAGGGAACCTAGTATTCGACCTCAAACCTGGTAGATTTCTTTCATTTTGCAGGCAAGCTAAGCCCTGTTCCGGGCCTTGTGTTCTGATAATAGATGAAATCAATCGTGCGAATCTTTCAAAAGTGTTTGGTGAGCTCATGTATCTTCTAGAATATAGAAACAAGGAGATCCCGCTCGCCAATGGCACACGCTTCTCGATTCCATCGAATGTGAGAATTATTGGTACGATGAACACCGCTGATAGGTCTATCGCCCTTGTCGACTTTGCTCTGCGACGTAGATTCGCGTTTCTGGAGCTTTCCCCAGACTTTGAAGTGCTGAGGAGTTTTCAATCTAAGTGTGGCTTTGACGCCAGTGGTCTCATAGCATTACTTCGCGAAGTCAATACGAAAATCAATGACAAAAATTTCTCACTCGGTATTTCTTTTTTTATGACAGATAAGCTTCCCGAAAAGCTTGAACATATTTGGCAAATGGAAATCGAGACATATCTGGAAGAGTATTTCTTCACGCAGCCTGAAACAGTAGCCGCCTTCAGATGGGATGTCATTCACTCAAGGATTGGTGTATGA
- a CDS encoding GIY-YIG nuclease family protein gives MFYTYVLISEKDGNLYTGFTKNLKVRFEQHNKGQVESTRGRRPMKLIYYEACLNQEDATHREKYLKTYHGKMYIKRRLKSYLTG, from the coding sequence ATGTTCTATACATATGTGCTAATAAGTGAGAAGGATGGTAATCTCTACACAGGATTCACAAAAAATCTCAAGGTAAGATTTGAGCAACATAATAAAGGGCAGGTTGAATCTACCAGAGGAAGACGACCAATGAAATTGATATATTATGAAGCCTGTCTCAATCAAGAAGATGCAACTCATAGGGAGAAATATTTGAAAACATACCATGGAAAAATGTATATCAAAAGAAGGCTCAAATCTTATTTAACAGGGTAA
- a CDS encoding ORF6N domain-containing protein gives MSVETIQEKILLIQGVKVLLDSDLAQMYGIETKQLKRAVRRNSRRFPRDFMLELTKEEYDSLRSQFGTLKRGEHSKYLPMAFTEQGVAMLSSVLNSEKAIEVNILIMRAFVKIREMIYAHKDLLKKINEMEMKYDQQFRLVFEAIKALMIHPVKYLERMQLCSIHMC, from the coding sequence ATTTCAGTAGAAACAATACAAGAAAAGATTCTGTTAATCCAGGGTGTGAAGGTATTGTTGGACAGTGACCTGGCACAGATGTATGGCATTGAAACCAAACAACTAAAGCGTGCTGTCCGCAGAAATAGCAGGAGGTTTCCGCGAGATTTCATGTTGGAACTCACTAAAGAGGAGTATGATTCTTTAAGGAGTCAATTTGGCACCTTAAAGAGAGGGGAGCATTCCAAATACTTGCCTATGGCCTTCACAGAACAGGGGGTTGCTATGCTTTCCTCTGTGCTGAACAGTGAGAAGGCCATCGAAGTGAATATCCTAATCATGCGGGCTTTTGTGAAAATTAGAGAGATGATTTATGCCCACAAAGACCTACTGAAAAAAATCAATGAAATGGAAATGAAATATGACCAACAGTTTCGACTGGTGTTTGAAGCGATCAAGGCCCTCATGATTCACCCAGTTAAATACCTTGAGAGGATGCAACTATGTTCTATACATATGTGCTAA
- a CDS encoding PIN domain-containing protein, translated as MNFIPDKPFLDTNILVYAKLRDENSIDKSNSAINLIKKINTHPVTSVQVLNEFSSVLIKHNVSDQIIKDTVQELIDNSVVIAISLEMIRETWRIRDKYHFSYWDSMIVAAAIKGRCNILYTEDLQHGQVIDNRLEIFNPFL; from the coding sequence ATGAACTTCATACCAGATAAGCCATTCCTGGATACCAATATCCTGGTTTATGCAAAGCTCCGGGATGAAAACAGCATAGATAAAAGTAACTCCGCAATTAACCTTATTAAAAAAATAAATACTCATCCAGTTACAAGTGTCCAGGTTTTGAATGAGTTTTCAAGTGTTTTAATAAAGCACAATGTTTCTGATCAAATCATAAAGGATACGGTTCAGGAACTAATTGATAACTCTGTTGTAATTGCTATCAGTTTAGAAATGATTCGGGAAACATGGCGTATCAGAGATAAATATCATTTTTCCTATTGGGACAGCATGATTGTTGCTGCTGCGATAAAGGGCAGATGTAATATCCTCTACACAGAAGACCTCCAGCACGGTCAGGTCATTGATAATCGGTTAGAAATATTCAACCCTTTCCTGTAA
- a CDS encoding DUF2281 domain-containing protein: MRKREDNINISELPEVARAELLDFYEFLKARHTASNKKKNKVCKHPLEMFVSAPIKVDKIKKYTRDELHTR, from the coding sequence ATGCGAAAACGAGAAGATAATATAAACATATCTGAGTTACCAGAGGTTGCAAGGGCAGAGCTACTTGATTTTTATGAGTTTTTAAAAGCCAGACATACCGCAAGTAATAAGAAAAAGAATAAGGTTTGCAAACACCCTTTGGAAATGTTTGTATCAGCCCCGATAAAAGTAGATAAAATTAAAAAATATACGAGAGATGAACTTCATACCAGATAA
- a CDS encoding alpha/beta hydrolase has translation MYHGFKISSGVKALQYKYLLDELLRQLRAFYNNDGFVEVDPLPVKPNVRTEPVIGRYIYIVVDGIEYRVYYEEAGQGIPFLLQHTAGANNQEYRFMMNDPELTKDFRFIAHDLPYHGKSLPPENYPWWNNEYKLTLDFLLKFYDAFINALQLHRPAYMGCSMGGHLAADLAYYCPEKFRATVGIGAALATASEVTDDKANKMAENLKWRHDNPQVSNMEIATTNEAVVALKPYATQNTQREVGWDYGNAYPGIYAGDCYYYSFDHNLTGKAQDIDTTKCALYLLTGTYDPGTPPYTTQALADQVKGSKLTFMEGVGHYAMLEAYPTFKKYFMPIAEEIKTLK, from the coding sequence ATGTATCATGGATTTAAGATCAGTTCCGGCGTTAAAGCATTGCAGTATAAATATTTGCTCGATGAACTTTTGCGTCAGTTGCGTGCTTTTTATAATAATGATGGTTTTGTGGAGGTTGACCCCTTACCGGTCAAACCCAATGTGCGCACCGAGCCTGTTATTGGGCGTTATATTTATATAGTAGTGGATGGTATTGAATATCGTGTTTATTATGAAGAGGCCGGACAGGGCATACCGTTTCTGCTTCAACATACCGCCGGTGCCAATAACCAGGAATATCGCTTTATGATGAACGATCCGGAACTGACAAAGGATTTTCGTTTTATTGCCCACGACCTGCCGTATCATGGTAAGTCCCTTCCGCCTGAGAACTATCCATGGTGGAACAATGAATACAAACTCACTTTGGATTTCCTCCTGAAATTCTATGATGCTTTTATCAATGCACTGCAATTACACAGGCCGGCCTATATGGGTTGTTCCATGGGCGGCCATTTGGCGGCCGATCTTGCCTATTATTGCCCGGAAAAATTCCGCGCCACAGTTGGGATCGGAGCTGCCCTGGCTACCGCTTCAGAAGTTACTGATGATAAGGCAAACAAGATGGCGGAAAACTTGAAATGGAGACATGATAATCCTCAGGTAAGCAATATGGAAATTGCGACAACAAACGAGGCAGTTGTAGCCCTGAAACCATATGCCACCCAGAACACCCAGAGAGAGGTTGGCTGGGATTATGGTAACGCCTATCCCGGAATATATGCCGGAGACTGTTACTACTACTCCTTTGACCATAATCTGACAGGCAAGGCCCAGGACATTGATACTACCAAGTGTGCACTGTACCTCTTAACCGGCACCTATGATCCGGGAACACCTCCCTACACCACACAGGCGCTGGCTGATCAAGTAAAGGGCAGCAAACTTACATTTATGGAAGGGGTAGGACATTACGCAATGCTGGAAGCTTATCCCACTTTCAAAAAATATTTTATGCCGATTGCTGAAGAAATTAAAACATTGAAATGA
- a CDS encoding epoxyqueuosine reductase, translating into MTSIAAEPPKKEIDAAWITALIKDYVATSPDNSLRNKENEKAWDEPLVGFASGDDPVFQFLKDDIGSFYYTPVEAFNLVYPGIHVAPADLSVIAFVLPHTEAIKADLRKKKDIPSEKWIRARFYGGKFIDELNKHIADILTKSGYPAVAPTNSPVKISKKYGMASQWSERHAAYAAGLGTFGLCDGLITPVGKAIRCGSVVVQIKVPPTPRPYTDHHAYCLHYAKGTCGMCIKRCPAKAVSKFGHDKTACLNQCNTTSVYAAKQFGLPKEAYGCGFCQTGVPCESKIPVKI; encoded by the coding sequence GTGACTTCAATTGCTGCGGAGCCTCCCAAAAAGGAGATAGATGCGGCATGGATCACCGCACTCATTAAGGATTATGTAGCCACATCGCCTGATAACTCCCTCAGGAATAAGGAGAACGAAAAGGCCTGGGATGAGCCGCTTGTCGGTTTTGCAAGCGGAGATGATCCTGTCTTCCAGTTCTTAAAGGATGATATAGGCTCCTTTTACTATACCCCTGTTGAGGCTTTTAACCTGGTCTATCCTGGAATCCATGTTGCGCCTGCTGATCTTTCAGTCATTGCCTTTGTTCTGCCCCATACTGAGGCAATCAAGGCGGATCTCAGAAAAAAGAAAGATATTCCATCTGAAAAATGGATCAGGGCGAGGTTTTATGGCGGCAAGTTTATTGATGAACTAAATAAGCATATCGCCGACATACTCACAAAATCCGGATATCCGGCAGTCGCCCCCACCAACAGCCCCGTAAAAATTAGCAAAAAGTATGGCATGGCTTCACAGTGGTCGGAACGGCATGCGGCTTACGCCGCTGGTCTTGGCACCTTTGGGCTGTGCGATGGCCTTATAACCCCGGTTGGAAAGGCGATACGCTGTGGCTCAGTGGTGGTACAAATCAAGGTCCCTCCAACCCCGCGGCCATATACAGATCATCATGCCTATTGTCTCCACTATGCAAAGGGGACATGCGGCATGTGCATAAAGCGCTGTCCGGCAAAGGCTGTTTCAAAATTCGGTCATGACAAGACTGCATGTCTTAATCAATGCAATACTACATCCGTGTATGCAGCAAAACAATTTGGTCTGCCCAAAGAGGCTTATGGTTGCGGTTTCTGTCAGACAGGGGTGCCGTGTGAGTCAAAAATACCGGTCAAGATATAG